One segment of Salvelinus alpinus chromosome 1, SLU_Salpinus.1, whole genome shotgun sequence DNA contains the following:
- the LOC139536686 gene encoding palmitoyltransferase ZDHHC8B-like produces MPTSGDERIKGSAFIPVSTAAVLLVGSTTLFFVFTCPWLAVTVSIYVPPCSAILFFLVLANFTMATFMDAGVLPMANEDEDKDDDLRAPLYKNVDVKGVQVRLKWCASCHFYRPPRCSHCSVCDHCVEDFDHHCPWVNNCIGRRNYRYFFLFLLSLTMHMVGVFSGGLLYILHHQEDLWKLHCTVTLVVMSVSGLFFIPVLGLTGFHLYLVSRGRTTNEQVTGKFQGGVNPFTLGCCGNLEYLICSPISPKYTARPIKKSTVRIMPPFLRPETDRQIPIIRVRDIGVQRHDLQSKRLSADGMDETDIKRLNTPPPLHPKPDPNLLKSHLAALEVPESSLHPKPLIPPPGQILQQLRPALQSPTKPTPPLSVQQVALDQQGGSSRGHYLSSEPILARVDQQLAFQSGPMSAPHQLNSLTLSTRFLTHEHAYQHGNKLPALHSEGLISHQASPGGFPPHNPLSSRSSLSYSNLVNPGDPNYLPQRGGPPLHYHPHFLTLGPDGSVLQGSPSHAYSPVFMGVSRQSPQTRDTLPRDPSLRDLTPQALTPQALMHRDLSPQTLIHREASPVRYDNLSKSIMASIKERREMEAKDRMLRMQARSQALYGCPDMGVYDIPSRRSLPADSMRPPGSRAPTPPSYGSREFMMSTGILGYGGTRSPLSSASSSSLTRAPRTSSSPLQSSSSLQSKGRFPSPSYLPPDRQAKPSPSSCTLPHTPSSSSAPYVPPKRPSLICAMEGKDSAPFAFSK; encoded by the exons CTAATGAGGACGAGGACAAGGACGATGACCTCCGCGCTCCGCTCTACAAGAATGTGGACGTGAAGGGTGTCCAGGTCAGGCTGAAGTGGTGTGCCTCCTGCCACTTTTACAGACCTCCACGATGCTCCCACTGCAGTGTCTGTGACCACtgtgtagag GACTTTGACCACCACTGTCCCTGGGTGAACAACTGTATCGGGAGGCGGAACTACCGCTACTTTTTCCTGTTTCTGCTGTCACTCACGATGCACATGGTGGGCGTGTTCTCCGGTGGCCTGCTCTACATTCTACACCATCAGGAAGACCTGTGGAAGCTGCACTGTACTGTCAC ATTGGTGGTGATGAGTGTATCAGGTCTGTTCTTCATTCCTGTCCTGGGCCTCACAGGGTTCCACCTCTATCTGGTGTCTAGGGGCAGAACCACCAATGAACAG GTTACTGGGAAGTTTCAAGGAGGGGTTAACCCTTTCACTCTAGGTTGCTGTGGCAACTTGGAGTATCTCatatgtagtcccatctctccaaa GTATACAGCGAGGCCCATTAAGAAATCAACAGTTCGCATCATGCCTCCTTTCCTGAGaccagagactgacagacagatcccAATTATTAGGGTCAGGGATATCGGCGTCCAGCGTCATGATCTCCAAAGTAAA CGCCTGTCCGCTGACGGTATGGACGAGACAGATATTAAACGTCTGAACACCCCACCCCCGCTGCACCCCAAACCAGACCCCAACCTGCTGAAGAGCCACCTAGCAGCCCTAGAGG TTCCAGAGAGTAGTCTTCATCCCAAACCATTGATCCCTCCCCCTGGGCAGATCCTGCAGCAGCTCAGGCCAGCACTGCAGTCCCCCACCAAGCCAACACCCCCCTTATCTGTCCAACAG GTGGCACTAGATCAACAGGGGGGCAGCAGTAGAGGTCATTACTTGTCATCAGAACCCATCCTGGCCAGAGTGGACCAGCAGCTAGCCTTCCAGTCGGGTCCCATGTCCGCTCCGCACCAGCTCAACTCTCTCACCCTTAGCACCCGCTTCCTCACCCATGAACACGCCTATCAACATGGAAACAAGCTGCCGGCCTTGCACTCAGAAGGTCTGATCTCCCACCAGGCGTCTCCGGGCGGGTTCCCCCCTCACAACCCCCTGTCCAGCCGCAGCAGTCTCTCCTACAGCAACCTGGTGAACCCAGGTGACCCTAACTACCTGCCCCAGCGAGGGGGACCGCCACTTCACTACCACCCCCACTTCTTGACCCTGGGCCCTGATGGCAGTGTGCTGCAGGGGTCCCCTTCACATGCCTACAGCCCCGTGTTCATGGGGGTCAGCAGACAATCTCCCCAGACAAGGGACACTTTACCCAGGGATCCCTCTCTACGGGACCTCACCCCTCAGGCCCTCACCCCTCAGGCCCTGATGCACAGGGACCTTTCCCCACAGACCTTGATCCATCGGGAGGCCTCTCCGGTCCGCTACGATAACCTCTCCAAGTCCATCATGGCCTCCATCAAGGAGCGACGGGAGATGGAGGCGAAGGACAGGATGCTGCGGATGCAGGCCAGGTCCCAGGCCCTGTATGGCTGCCCAGACATGGGGGTCTACGACATCCCCAGCAGACGCAGCCTCCCTGCAGACAGCATGCGCCCCCCAGGTTCCCGCGCCCCCACCCCGCCCTCATACGGCTCCAGGGAGTTCATGATGAGCACTGGTATTTTGGGGTACGGAGGTACGAGGTCGCCCCTCTCCAGTGCCTCATCATCCTCTCTGACCCGAGCCCCCAGGACTTCCAGCTCCCCCCTGCAGAGCagcagtagcctacagagtaagGGTCGTTTCCCCTCCCCATCTTACCTCCCCCCAGACAGGCAGGCCAAGCCCTCACCCTCCTCCTGCACCCTGCCCcacaccccctcctcttcctctgccccATACGTCCCCCCAAAACGCCCCTCACTCATATGCGCCATGGAGGGCAAGGACTCAGCACCCTTTGCTTTCTCCAAATAG